In a single window of the Bacillus mycoides genome:
- the dltB gene encoding D-alanyl-lipoteichoic acid biosynthesis protein DltB: MTAYGSFYFFAIVGILLIPTIIAGLKGKMLRKYNAVLTLVMLVIIFSDKPKQAIMLAAFIIWQYALIKGYLMLRKQNNSTFRFYMAVILSILPLVLAKIAPFVPELKFVVFLGMSYVTFRAVQMVFEVRDNLIKELSFFNFWEFVLFFPAISTGPIDRYRRFQKDIQKPPSAEEYQNLLYTGLNRIFQGFLYKFIIAYLIKQYFMDPAFAQQDTILSNMIYMYSYSLYLFFDFAGYSSFVIGVSYMMGIKTPENFNKPFISRNIKDFWNRWHMSLSFWFRDFIYMRFVFFATKKKLIKNRYTISYIGAFLNFFIMGIWHITGEHVYQYIIYGLYHAALFILFDIFERKNKKHKFWPNNKFTHVLAIVITFHVVCFGFLIFSGHLNRYF; the protein is encoded by the coding sequence ATGACCGCATATGGATCATTTTATTTTTTCGCTATAGTAGGCATTTTATTAATACCTACTATCATAGCTGGATTAAAAGGTAAAATGTTGCGTAAATATAATGCCGTTTTAACATTAGTAATGCTCGTTATTATCTTCTCTGATAAACCGAAGCAAGCAATCATGTTAGCCGCATTTATTATTTGGCAATATGCCCTTATTAAAGGCTATTTAATGTTAAGAAAACAAAATAATAGTACATTTAGGTTTTATATGGCTGTTATTTTGTCGATTTTACCGCTTGTTTTAGCAAAAATTGCACCGTTTGTACCTGAGCTAAAGTTTGTTGTATTTTTAGGAATGTCCTATGTAACATTTAGAGCAGTACAAATGGTCTTTGAAGTTCGTGATAACTTAATTAAAGAACTTTCCTTCTTTAATTTCTGGGAATTCGTTTTATTCTTCCCAGCTATCTCAACGGGACCTATCGATCGTTACCGCAGATTCCAAAAAGATATTCAAAAGCCACCTAGTGCAGAAGAATATCAAAATTTACTATATACAGGGCTAAACCGTATTTTCCAAGGTTTCTTGTATAAATTTATTATTGCTTACTTAATAAAGCAATATTTTATGGATCCGGCATTCGCTCAGCAAGATACAATCCTATCAAATATGATTTACATGTATAGCTATAGCTTATATTTATTCTTTGACTTTGCTGGTTATAGCTCATTTGTAATTGGTGTAAGTTATATGATGGGAATTAAAACTCCAGAAAACTTTAATAAACCATTCATTAGTCGTAACATTAAAGACTTCTGGAACCGCTGGCATATGAGTTTATCATTCTGGTTCCGTGACTTTATTTACATGCGTTTCGTCTTTTTCGCAACGAAGAAAAAGTTAATTAAAAACCGTTACACAATTTCGTATATCGGTGCATTTTTAAACTTTTTCATCATGGGAATATGGCATATTACTGGTGAGCATGTGTATCAATACATTATTTATGGTCTTTATCACGCTGCCTTGTTTATCTTATTCGATATTTTCGAACGAAAAAACAAAAAGCATAAGTTTTGGCCAAACAATAAATTTACACACGTCCTTGCGATTGTAATTACGTTCCACGTTGTATGTTTCGGTTTCCTGATCTTCTCTGGACACCTTAACAGATACTTTTAA
- the dltC gene encoding D-alanine--poly(phosphoribitol) ligase subunit DltC has protein sequence MAEFKEQVLDILEEVCENDIVKENLDVQLFEEGILDSFAVVSLLVEFQERLEIEVSISDFDRDEWATPNMVIKKLEEIR, from the coding sequence ATGGCAGAATTCAAAGAGCAAGTATTAGATATTTTAGAAGAAGTATGTGAAAACGATATTGTGAAAGAAAACTTAGATGTTCAATTATTTGAAGAAGGTATTCTTGATTCTTTCGCTGTAGTATCTTTATTAGTAGAATTCCAAGAGCGTTTAGAGATTGAAGTTTCTATTTCTGATTTTGACCGCGATGAGTGGGCTACACCAAATATGGTTATTAAAAAGTTAGAAGAAATCCGATGA
- the dltD gene encoding D-alanyl-lipoteichoic acid biosynthesis protein DltD, which produces MNKVKFGPMLLALALFAVFLLIPTRFLLPLLSDEKVEQAATSLKEEKIQSMILQQKMLADPKYLPMYGSSEFARMDAFHPSNYFKVKPEGFTPFLLGRGGTQDLVHVLNFTSTMNQLKDKKMIFVLSPQWFVPQGIDETHFAPNFSKQQGYHFIFNDDLKPEMKKQIAKRLLNFEIVKKETLLKISLEGIAYDDTKYKVKALAAKPFAYIYRNILDRKDLFTVMFNIKPHKEQLDPSLKQMNWEEARKHADQTGAVESSSNEYGIEDDYFNSKIKKKLKQREGYLKNDAYDQSPEYEDLQIVLDLLKQSGAKPLFISVPVKGPWYDYAGFPKEKRELYYNKVHEQIKQAGYPIADFSNHEYDKYFLKDHMHLGWKGWVYIDEAIQQFYKAN; this is translated from the coding sequence ATGAACAAAGTGAAATTTGGTCCGATGCTTTTAGCATTGGCCCTTTTTGCTGTATTCTTACTTATTCCTACGCGCTTCCTACTCCCACTTTTAAGTGATGAGAAAGTAGAACAAGCTGCGACTTCTTTAAAAGAAGAAAAGATTCAAAGTATGATTTTACAGCAAAAGATGTTAGCAGACCCGAAATATCTTCCGATGTACGGTTCATCGGAATTCGCACGTATGGATGCTTTCCATCCATCGAATTATTTCAAAGTAAAGCCTGAAGGATTCACACCATTCCTACTTGGGCGCGGTGGAACACAAGACCTTGTACATGTATTAAACTTCACATCTACAATGAATCAATTGAAAGATAAGAAAATGATATTCGTTCTTTCTCCGCAATGGTTTGTACCACAAGGTATTGATGAGACACACTTTGCACCTAACTTTTCAAAACAACAAGGTTACCACTTCATTTTCAACGATGATTTAAAACCTGAAATGAAAAAACAAATTGCAAAACGCTTATTAAACTTTGAGATTGTAAAAAAAGAAACTTTATTAAAAATTTCGCTTGAAGGTATCGCCTACGATGATACAAAGTATAAAGTAAAAGCACTTGCTGCTAAACCTTTCGCTTATATTTATCGTAACATTCTAGATCGTAAAGATTTATTTACAGTTATGTTTAATATTAAGCCGCATAAAGAACAGCTTGATCCATCATTGAAACAAATGAACTGGGAAGAAGCTCGTAAGCATGCTGATCAAACAGGTGCAGTAGAATCAAGCTCTAACGAATATGGTATCGAAGATGATTACTTCAATAGCAAAATTAAGAAGAAATTAAAACAACGTGAAGGTTACTTAAAAAATGATGCTTATGACCAATCACCAGAATATGAAGATTTACAAATTGTACTTGATTTATTAAAACAATCTGGCGCAAAACCGCTCTTCATTTCTGTTCCTGTAAAAGGTCCTTGGTATGATTACGCTGGCTTCCCGAAAGAAAAACGCGAATTATACTACAATAAAGTTCATGAGCAAATTAAGCAAGCTGGCTATCCAATTGCTGATTTCTCAAATCATGAATATGATAAGTACTTCTTAAAAGATCATATGCACTTAGGTTGGAAAGGCTGGGTTTACATCGACGAAGCTATCCAACAATTTTATAAAGCAAACTAA
- a CDS encoding NAD(P)H-dependent flavin oxidoreductase has protein sequence MSYKEGIGKVGGKMMFTSRVIDILQIKYPIIQAGMAGAITTSELVAAVSNSGGLGTLGAGYMSPEQIREAIYKIRELTNKPFGVNLLLTKEIQIEEEKVNEAKVLLSGVNRELGIEEEKTLKLPKSYKEQLQVLLEEKVPVVSFAFQTLEKEEIDDLKKEGIKVIGTATHVAEAKALAKLGVDIIVGQGSEAGGHRGTFIGKEQDAMIGTFALIPQLVAEVPHIPIVAAGGVMNGQGLVAAFALGAEAVQMGSAFLTSEESITHDVYKEAILHSTDTSTTVTRAFSGKYARGIRNEFIEKHEGREENLPMYPVQNVLTSKIRQEAAKQNKEEYMSLWAGQASSLARTESAQHVVKRVMKEAENLIEQLQDVYKKRPLE, from the coding sequence ATGTCATATAAAGAAGGTATAGGGAAAGTAGGAGGGAAAATGATGTTTACAAGTCGAGTAATAGATATATTACAAATTAAGTATCCGATCATTCAAGCAGGTATGGCAGGAGCGATTACAACGTCAGAACTTGTTGCAGCTGTGAGTAATAGCGGAGGATTAGGTACGCTTGGAGCAGGGTATATGAGCCCAGAACAAATCCGTGAAGCGATTTATAAAATAAGGGAACTAACAAATAAGCCTTTCGGTGTTAATTTACTTTTAACGAAAGAGATACAGATAGAAGAAGAGAAGGTAAACGAGGCGAAAGTATTACTTAGTGGAGTGAATAGAGAATTAGGTATAGAGGAAGAAAAGACTTTAAAACTTCCAAAAAGCTATAAAGAACAATTACAAGTATTATTAGAGGAAAAGGTACCAGTCGTTAGTTTTGCATTTCAAACGTTAGAAAAAGAAGAAATAGATGATTTGAAAAAGGAAGGGATAAAAGTTATCGGAACAGCTACCCATGTAGCGGAAGCGAAAGCACTTGCTAAGTTAGGGGTAGATATTATTGTCGGGCAAGGTAGCGAGGCAGGAGGGCATAGAGGAACGTTTATTGGGAAAGAACAAGATGCGATGATTGGTACATTTGCATTAATCCCGCAATTAGTAGCGGAAGTACCTCATATCCCGATTGTTGCAGCAGGTGGTGTAATGAATGGGCAAGGGCTTGTTGCGGCATTTGCGTTAGGGGCAGAAGCTGTTCAAATGGGATCAGCCTTTTTAACGAGTGAAGAAAGTATTACGCATGACGTGTATAAAGAGGCGATTTTACATAGTACAGATACGAGTACAACGGTAACCCGTGCGTTTTCCGGGAAATATGCACGGGGTATTCGTAATGAATTTATAGAGAAACATGAAGGAAGAGAAGAGAATTTACCGATGTATCCAGTGCAAAACGTATTAACTTCAAAAATACGTCAAGAAGCAGCGAAGCAAAATAAGGAAGAGTATATGTCGCTTTGGGCGGGACAAGCATCATCATTAGCACGAACGGAATCAGCTCAGCACGTAGTGAAACGTGTCATGAAAGAAGCAGAGAACTTAATTGAACAATTACAAGATGTATATAAAAAAAGACCACTTGAATAA
- a CDS encoding S66 peptidase family protein, with amino-acid sequence MIYPNALQKGDTVMVIAPSGPPTLENILKGVNVLQEMGLSVIIGKSVYEKYGYLAGSDQVRLDDIHEAFTNTEVKAVFCARGGYGSARLLPYIQYEILQRNPKIFWGYSDITALHTAFSRYAELVTFHGPMIEELGKGIDSLSLSSFNQLFHPYSSILYASECIVPTSPCTVTGTLVGGNLTVLTSIIGSPYEINTSNKLLLLEDIGEEPYRIDRMLNQLLLSGQFNECSGVIFTSCHDCNPSKPSQSLQTILYEYFTPYNIPVLFGLPIGHISPNIGIPLGATATINTTNKTVSISSGIATPCSN; translated from the coding sequence ATGATTTATCCAAATGCGTTGCAAAAAGGTGATACAGTAATGGTTATTGCACCGTCTGGCCCACCAACACTTGAGAATATATTAAAAGGTGTGAACGTATTACAAGAGATGGGATTATCCGTAATAATTGGAAAGAGTGTTTATGAAAAATATGGATATTTAGCTGGAAGTGATCAAGTTCGTCTTGATGATATACATGAAGCATTTACAAATACTGAGGTCAAAGCAGTCTTTTGTGCACGAGGTGGTTACGGCAGCGCTCGTCTCCTCCCTTACATTCAATATGAAATCCTTCAACGGAATCCAAAGATTTTTTGGGGATATAGCGATATTACGGCTTTACATACTGCCTTTTCACGTTATGCGGAGCTGGTTACTTTTCATGGTCCAATGATTGAAGAATTAGGAAAAGGTATAGATTCTCTCTCCTTATCTTCTTTCAATCAACTATTCCATCCGTATTCATCTATCTTATATGCATCAGAATGTATCGTACCTACCTCTCCATGTACAGTTACAGGCACATTAGTTGGAGGAAATTTAACTGTGTTAACAAGTATAATTGGCTCGCCCTATGAGATAAATACGTCAAATAAACTTTTATTGCTTGAAGATATTGGTGAAGAACCGTACCGCATTGACCGGATGTTAAATCAACTACTTTTATCTGGACAGTTTAATGAATGCAGCGGCGTTATTTTTACAAGTTGTCACGACTGCAACCCTTCTAAGCCATCTCAATCATTGCAAACAATATTATATGAATATTTCACGCCATATAATATACCTGTGTTATTCGGTTTACCGATTGGACATATAAGTCCAAATATCGGTATTCCCCTCGGAGCTACAGCAACAATAAATACAACTAACAAAACTGTTTCTATTTCTTCTGGTATAGCCACTCCATGTTCAAATTAA
- a CDS encoding SseB family protein — protein MEQIPVKKIEEVLVLAGDDKQKQKEFYELLLTTEFYVAGSLEAEDGATEGTLRLRHFQGEGRWIVPFFTQLKFVKDVLPEGTPLITIRGKELLGSIEKDATAVLNVGTDMSKTFIPEEIAEIASGRIFNYYK, from the coding sequence ATGGAGCAAATTCCAGTAAAGAAAATAGAAGAAGTACTCGTTTTAGCAGGAGATGATAAACAAAAGCAAAAGGAATTTTATGAATTGCTCTTAACAACGGAGTTTTATGTTGCTGGTTCACTTGAAGCAGAAGACGGGGCAACGGAAGGAACACTTCGTTTGCGTCATTTCCAAGGAGAGGGTAGATGGATCGTTCCGTTCTTTACACAATTGAAATTTGTAAAAGATGTGTTGCCAGAAGGTACACCCCTTATTACGATACGTGGAAAAGAATTATTGGGTAGCATCGAGAAAGATGCGACAGCTGTATTAAATGTTGGAACAGATATGAGTAAAACATTTATTCCAGAAGAAATTGCAGAGATAGCATCAGGACGAATCTTTAATTATTATAAGTAA
- a CDS encoding cysteine hydrolase family protein, translating into MLNQAALIIIDVQEAFNLPYWGVRNNILAEENMKSLLEEWRKRKLPVFHIQHVNKENVQSMFYQHAETVNFKEEVQPMPDEIIIQKSVNSAFIGTNLEEQLREQKCNTVVIVGLTTNHCVETTTRMAGNLGFTTYLVSDATATFNRKGLDGTEYSAEDIHNMTLVNLHDEFAKIVTTEGVLKLF; encoded by the coding sequence ATGCTTAATCAAGCAGCACTCATAATCATTGATGTACAGGAAGCATTCAACTTACCATACTGGGGCGTGAGGAATAACATTTTGGCGGAAGAAAATATGAAAAGTTTGTTAGAAGAATGGAGAAAAAGAAAACTACCAGTTTTTCATATTCAACATGTAAATAAAGAAAATGTTCAATCGATGTTTTATCAACATGCGGAAACGGTAAACTTTAAAGAAGAAGTGCAACCAATGCCAGATGAAATAATTATCCAGAAATCCGTTAATAGCGCGTTCATTGGGACAAATTTGGAAGAACAATTAAGAGAACAAAAATGTAATACGGTAGTAATTGTAGGATTAACAACAAATCATTGTGTGGAGACTACAACACGGATGGCAGGTAATTTAGGGTTTACAACGTATTTAGTGAGCGATGCGACGGCTACATTCAATCGTAAAGGTCTGGACGGGACAGAGTATAGTGCAGAGGACATTCACAATATGACACTTGTAAACTTACATGATGAATTTGCCAAAATCGTTACGACTGAAGGTGTTTTAAAATTATTTTAA
- a CDS encoding carboxymuconolactone decarboxylase family protein — MMERITLSNVGDTKFQKLLGHNPDILNSWSTLENTLYSTGALSVELKEQVRRTLAFGNECPYCMAKGKPDDIQKIEEISVAVTFAHAFVHDQKAIDDNMFHILKQYWTEKEIVELCAYICFITASQQLGFLFQLQPN, encoded by the coding sequence ATGATGGAGAGAATTACATTATCAAATGTAGGAGATACAAAGTTTCAAAAATTATTAGGTCATAATCCAGATATATTAAATTCGTGGAGTACGTTAGAGAATACACTGTATAGTACAGGGGCCCTTTCCGTAGAGTTAAAGGAGCAAGTAAGAAGAACATTAGCGTTTGGGAATGAATGTCCGTACTGTATGGCAAAGGGAAAGCCGGATGATATACAAAAAATAGAAGAAATTAGCGTAGCCGTTACTTTTGCACATGCATTTGTTCATGACCAAAAGGCGATAGATGATAATATGTTTCATATATTAAAACAATATTGGACTGAAAAAGAAATTGTAGAGCTTTGTGCCTATATTTGTTTTATTACTGCTTCGCAGCAACTTGGTTTTCTGTTTCAATTACAGCCCAATTAA
- a CDS encoding Lrp/AsnC family transcriptional regulator: MQLDRVDRKILNELYNDSRLSMRELAKRVNLSAPSTTERVRKLESEGIIQKYTIDINYKKAGLVLDCILEITLKNGDTTRMQQFIQSYPSASFCYRVTGSLCYIVKISVPSLVELEEFINDVSSYATTVSHIVLSEVALTPDIEHIFPED, translated from the coding sequence ATGCAATTAGACCGTGTTGATCGAAAAATTTTAAATGAATTATATAATGATAGCCGCCTTTCGATGCGTGAATTAGCAAAACGAGTAAACTTATCGGCTCCGTCTACTACAGAACGTGTACGTAAACTTGAAAGTGAAGGGATTATTCAAAAATACACAATCGATATCAATTATAAAAAAGCAGGACTTGTTTTAGATTGTATTTTAGAAATCACTTTAAAAAATGGTGATACAACACGTATGCAACAGTTTATTCAGTCTTATCCATCTGCAAGTTTTTGTTACCGAGTAACAGGAAGCTTATGCTACATTGTAAAAATCTCTGTTCCTTCACTCGTTGAACTTGAAGAATTTATCAATGATGTTTCTTCATATGCAACGACAGTTTCTCATATCGTATTATCAGAAGTAGCTCTTACTCCGGACATTGAACATATATTCCCAGAAGATTAA
- a CDS encoding DUF3913 family protein, with translation MKIWFYEKTAQLDDLLGIWDNVPTIPRIGEKVELLKTVRIVTDIKYVKNGNNFRVEIITN, from the coding sequence TTGAAAATCTGGTTTTATGAAAAAACGGCACAATTAGATGACTTGCTTGGTATTTGGGACAATGTTCCGACCATCCCTCGAATTGGTGAAAAAGTTGAACTTCTAAAAACCGTTCGGATCGTTACAGATATTAAATATGTAAAGAACGGTAATAATTTTCGTGTAGAGATTATTACAAATTAA
- a CDS encoding CPBP family intramembrane glutamic endopeptidase, with translation MQHAFSRIRLRSFFGWMIIGMFLTMIPLNLSGASDNTIELLSQISIFFAFPLLWLYFKTSKNNVVFKSFFDKPRRLHWGLIVLATIMGMIFAVGISQIQFYILAHTLPNFLVTMLEDGNVINTSNIYMTIFTFISACVLAPIMEEVIFRGFFLQRMAYKWGIKRAVIISSLIFGLGHFDVIGAFMFGVIMCLLYIKTKNIWTNIAVHALNNLIATSMQFVGGDGSDAISITELQAQSNLWIGIGLVIIGLLWFIPFTWNQWRTVKEVGVPPIRFINEEKVVNTSEENEIYSQVIVTDRLMAVELPDEAVNKLRLEENDYVTVSVEEDKIVIKKAHNR, from the coding sequence ATGCAACATGCATTTTCACGTATAAGGCTACGTAGTTTTTTTGGATGGATGATTATAGGGATGTTCCTGACTATGATTCCATTAAATTTATCAGGTGCTTCTGACAATACGATAGAGTTACTGTCACAAATATCAATATTTTTCGCATTTCCACTATTGTGGCTATATTTTAAAACAAGTAAAAATAATGTTGTTTTTAAAAGTTTTTTTGATAAGCCCAGACGTTTACATTGGGGGCTAATTGTATTAGCAACGATAATGGGAATGATTTTTGCAGTCGGTATATCCCAAATTCAATTTTATATTTTAGCACATACTTTACCTAATTTCTTAGTTACCATGTTAGAAGATGGAAATGTAATTAATACGAGTAACATATACATGACGATATTTACTTTCATTTCAGCATGTGTATTAGCCCCAATAATGGAAGAGGTTATTTTTAGAGGTTTTTTCTTGCAGCGAATGGCGTACAAATGGGGGATTAAACGAGCGGTTATTATATCCTCTCTTATTTTTGGACTAGGACATTTTGATGTTATTGGTGCTTTCATGTTCGGTGTTATTATGTGCCTTCTATACATAAAGACAAAAAATATATGGACGAATATTGCTGTGCATGCTCTAAATAATTTGATTGCAACGAGTATGCAATTTGTAGGTGGAGATGGAAGTGACGCAATCTCGATTACTGAATTACAAGCACAAAGTAATTTATGGATCGGCATTGGTCTTGTGATTATCGGTTTATTATGGTTCATTCCTTTTACTTGGAACCAGTGGCGTACAGTAAAAGAAGTTGGTGTGCCACCGATTCGTTTCATAAATGAAGAAAAAGTAGTGAATACATCAGAAGAAAATGAAATATATAGCCAAGTGATAGTAACAGATAGATTGATGGCTGTAGAACTACCTGATGAAGCTGTAAATAAGCTTCGGTTAGAAGAAAATGATTATGTAACAGTTTCTGTAGAAGAAGATAAAATTGTTATAAAGAAAGCGCATAATAGATAA
- a CDS encoding ABC transporter permease gives MFKLIQNEFLKLHAKKGMYILIGVIAALEILGVLAMLKWGGGNEFKGSYLDFVSSEIGLITLFATIFGITIASRTITDEFQKGTIKQLLIRPRKRITVLFSKYITVLLTILFIIFASTLIAMIIGGIVMDGSKTGVTLGIVMKSILYQVLSPFFFATLSFCLANVFRNSVLPLIITMFLFFLQGPINMVLMMFAKGVAKFVVFFHLNLSVYDSNKLVSGGVEPPFTEFTFTTSLLLVVAYFAVLLVVSSVLFQKRDVL, from the coding sequence ATGTTTAAATTAATTCAAAATGAATTTTTAAAGTTACATGCGAAAAAAGGTATGTACATTTTAATAGGTGTAATTGCAGCATTGGAGATTTTGGGAGTTTTAGCGATGCTGAAATGGGGAGGAGGAAATGAGTTTAAAGGATCATATTTAGATTTTGTAAGTTCAGAGATTGGTTTAATTACCTTATTTGCAACAATTTTTGGAATTACGATTGCGTCTCGTACAATTACTGATGAGTTCCAAAAAGGTACAATTAAGCAGTTATTAATCCGTCCGAGAAAACGAATTACAGTTTTGTTCTCTAAATATATTACAGTGTTACTTACTATATTATTTATCATATTTGCTAGCACGTTAATCGCAATGATTATTGGCGGGATTGTAATGGATGGTAGTAAAACAGGAGTAACGTTAGGAATCGTAATGAAGTCCATTTTATATCAAGTACTTTCACCGTTCTTCTTTGCAACTCTTTCATTTTGTTTAGCTAATGTATTTAGAAATTCTGTATTACCATTAATTATTACGATGTTCCTATTTTTCTTACAAGGACCAATTAATATGGTACTAATGATGTTTGCAAAAGGTGTAGCGAAATTTGTGGTGTTTTTCCATTTAAATTTAAGTGTTTACGACAGTAATAAATTAGTAAGTGGCGGAGTAGAACCACCATTTACAGAATTTACGTTTACAACTTCATTATTACTTGTAGTTGCATATTTTGCTGTATTACTTGTAGTATCAAGTGTATTATTCCAAAAACGTGACGTATTATAG
- a CDS encoding ABC transporter ATP-binding protein yields MGNVVVKLENVRKKIGRTEIIRGLSFEVREGEVYGFLGPNGSGKTTTIRMMTGLISMTEGDITICGHSIRTEREKALEQIGAIVENPELYDYMTGMQNLKHFANMAITPISKERIAEIVKLVELEHAIHKKVKTYSLGMKQRLGIAQALLHQPKILILDEPTNGLDPAGIRQIRDYLQRLAKEENIAVIVSSHLLSEIELMCDRVVIIKQGEFVQEYNLHEQAKHDETVVVAFEVDQVQKANEIIKGKVQGNVAVASVMKEEIPQIVKQLVNADVLVYGVTVQNKTLEDEFLAITGGVKA; encoded by the coding sequence TTGGGAAATGTAGTAGTGAAATTAGAAAATGTCCGAAAAAAAATCGGTAGAACAGAAATTATTCGGGGCTTATCATTTGAGGTTCGTGAAGGAGAGGTATACGGATTCCTTGGACCGAACGGTAGCGGTAAGACGACGACAATTCGTATGATGACAGGTCTTATTTCTATGACAGAAGGCGATATTACAATTTGTGGTCATAGTATTCGCACAGAGCGTGAAAAGGCGCTAGAGCAAATTGGAGCGATTGTAGAAAATCCCGAGCTATATGATTATATGACTGGAATGCAAAATTTAAAGCATTTTGCGAACATGGCGATTACCCCAATTAGTAAAGAGCGCATCGCTGAAATTGTAAAGCTTGTTGAATTAGAGCATGCGATTCATAAAAAGGTGAAAACATACTCACTTGGTATGAAACAGCGTTTAGGAATTGCGCAGGCGTTACTTCATCAGCCGAAAATCTTAATTTTAGATGAACCGACAAATGGATTAGATCCAGCTGGTATTCGCCAAATTCGTGATTATTTACAACGATTAGCGAAAGAAGAAAATATTGCAGTCATTGTATCAAGTCATTTATTAAGTGAAATTGAATTGATGTGTGATCGCGTAGTTATTATAAAGCAAGGTGAGTTTGTACAAGAGTATAACTTACATGAACAAGCGAAGCATGATGAAACAGTTGTAGTTGCATTTGAAGTAGATCAAGTTCAAAAAGCGAACGAAATTATTAAAGGTAAAGTACAAGGAAATGTAGCTGTGGCATCTGTAATGAAAGAAGAGATTCCGCAAATTGTAAAACAGTTAGTGAATGCTGATGTACTCGTATACGGTGTTACTGTTCAAAATAAAACGTTAGAGGATGAGTTCTTAGCGATTACAGGGGGAGTGAAAGCGTAA
- a CDS encoding ABC transporter ATP-binding protein has translation MTELLKIENLWKRYGLKAVIRELNIEITEGKIVGLVGDNGSGKTTLLKMIAGLQHPSEGSIVINGKKVGLETKEIVSFMSDKPVFDDWMTVKDSLFFYRDFYKDFDIQKAVDTIAEFKIPLEEKITALSKGMVEKLQIILTFSRKAKLYVLDEPLGGIDLVSREHVLELILQFYREDCTILIATHLIGEVENIFDEVIFLKDGESVLHENVEELRFQRGKAVTDLFKEVFSR, from the coding sequence ATGACAGAGTTATTAAAAATAGAAAATCTATGGAAGCGGTACGGATTAAAAGCAGTGATCCGTGAGTTAAACATAGAGATTACAGAAGGAAAAATCGTTGGGCTTGTTGGAGATAACGGAAGCGGGAAAACGACGTTATTAAAAATGATTGCAGGATTGCAGCATCCTTCTGAAGGCAGCATAGTAATTAACGGTAAAAAAGTAGGGTTAGAGACGAAAGAAATCGTTTCATTTATGTCTGATAAGCCAGTCTTTGATGATTGGATGACGGTAAAAGATTCTTTATTTTTCTATCGAGATTTTTATAAAGACTTCGACATTCAAAAAGCGGTAGATACGATTGCGGAATTTAAAATACCGTTAGAAGAAAAAATTACAGCTTTATCAAAAGGTATGGTTGAAAAGCTACAAATTATTTTAACATTTTCGAGGAAAGCGAAGTTATACGTACTAGATGAACCACTGGGCGGAATTGATCTCGTTTCTAGAGAACACGTATTAGAACTTATTTTACAGTTTTATCGCGAAGATTGTACCATTTTAATTGCAACACATTTAATTGGAGAAGTGGAAAATATTTTTGACGAAGTAATCTTTTTAAAAGATGGTGAAAGTGTACTGCATGAAAATGTAGAGGAATTACGTTTCCAACGAGGAAAAGCTGTTACGGATTTGTTTAAGGAGGTGTTTAGTAGATGA